ttatcttcagacacacctgaagagggcatcagatcccattacagatggttgtgagccaccatgtgtttgctaggaattgaactcaggacctctggaagagcagtcagtgctcttaaccactgagccatctctccatcccttaaAATCTTTCCTGGGGCCCAGCACACCCTCCAACCCCCTGTTCTGATGGCTGTCAGGGATGGGAGTTGAAGGTGATGCCTGTCCTGCTAGCTCTTGGGGAATACAGGCCACCAGTTCCCAACTCCAAATGGGAGGGGTCTAACCACAAGGACAGTGTTACGCACTCTCCCAAGGAACCCTGGACTCTTACTGAACTTCCCAGACCACACGCCTGGGAGCTTATCTGCTTCGCAGAATGGAACAGACTCGGATGAGAGGATAGCACAGCTTCCAAGCTGTGGCTGGGAAGTGGAGAGCTCTTATGACCGAGAGGCCTGACCAGCCTGCCTCCTGGGCCCAAGCTCTCACTTTTCGCCTTCGGCAATCTGCTGGATGCGgtgggcctctgcctctgcagggcGGCGCACTGTGGCGATGAGCTCCTTGTCTGTGCGGAGGATCTCCTGCGCCTCCACGGCGATCTGCTTCTTGCGCTGTACTACCTCAATCTCAATCTCTTCCTGCCGGATCTTCTGTTGCTCTCTGGCCCCTTGTAGCTCATACGCCAACTGGGCCTCAGCTGTCTGTAGCAGGAAGATTGAAGGATTGGCATGTGAGAAGGCGGCCAGCACACTCTGAGCCCTACGCCGGGGACCTCTGGCTTCTCACCTTGATGTTGACCTCCTCACTGAAGGCTGACTTTTGCAGCTCAAAGGCTCTCTTGGAGTCAGCAATCTTGGTGTCTGCCATGAACTTCACATCTAGCATTTCCTTCTTGCACTCGGCTTCCTGGGAATAGCAAGGGTGGTAGTGAGGACAGCCGGGGACCACAGGCCCATTAACCCTGAGCTAGAACCCTATCCTCAGGCATGAAAGGGACATGCTGCATACCCGGATGCCTGCGTCCCGCTCTGCCTCTGCCACACCGATGTCTGCATCTCTCTGCACCACGGCAGTCTGTGTCTTCCCCAGGGAGCTCAGATAGTCTACTTTGTCATAGACAtcctaaggaaggaaggaaggaaggaaggaaggggatgtgTTTGTCCTAGGGCGCAGTCATAAGCACGGAGGGTGTCCTTCCTACCAGGTACCCATCTTCCAGGTGCACACAGGGTCCAGCCTCCCTCCTACTCCTTACCTTGATGGTGAAGCTGAGGATCTCGATGCCCATACGGCCAACATCAGGGGCTGCCACTTCCCGCACCAGCTTGGCAAACTGGTCTCGGTCCTGATAAATCTGCTCCACAGTCAGAGTCCCTGGGGGACAGAAGTATCATAAGCCAGTTTCCAGAGGCCTGGCCAACTGAGAAAGGGAGGAAGCCTCTGAGGGCAAGCCTAGGTGCACTCAAGGGTCATGCGGTCTGAGCTGGATCTCCCAGGCTCCCTTTTCAAGTGTTTAACACTGAGCTTCCATGTACGGAGTGAGCAAATATGTCCTGAGCAGCACCAGAGATCTGAGCGGTCTGCCATCTGCCACTTCAACACCCTCCTCCTCGAGGTCTCAATTCAGAGActtctttaaaaatgcatttattcttATGTgcgtttaatttaaatttcaaatgatttatttacttttattttatgtgcgtggatgttttgcctgcatcagtgtctgtgtgagggcgtcggattccctggaactggagttacagacggctgtgagctgccgtgtgggtgctgggaattgaattcaggttccctggaggagcagccaagtgctcttaaccactgagccatctctccagctcctaagaaATTCAGGAGTTTtagtttttgtatgtttgtgtgtaggtgcacatgcatgtacaggtAACTGAAAAGGCAGGAGGTCAGCCCTGAGTGTCAGCCCTCAGGCGTggtctaccttgttttttgagacaggttctcaaaAAGTCACTGAAagtgactgtttttgttttcgttgtttgtttgtttgagacggtTTTTCCATGTAcctccagctgtcctggaactcgctctgtacaccaggctgacctcaagttcacagagctccacctgcttctgcctcctgactgctgggattgaGGTGTCCATCACCACTCCCAGCACGggctggctctttttttttcttttttctttttttcggagctggggactgaacccagggccttgcgcttgctaggcaagcgctctaccactgagctaaatccccaatcccgtgTTGGCTCTTTTTAAATACTtgggttctggggctggagaaatggtcagaggttgagagcactggctgctcttccagaggtcccaagttcaattcccagtaaccacatggtggctcacaaccatctgtaatgggatccgatggcctcttctggtgtgtctgaagatagctgcagtgtattcacatacatgaaataaataaatctttaaaaataaacaaacaaggggttggggatttagctcagtggtagagcgcttgcctagca
The genomic region above belongs to Rattus rattus isolate New Zealand chromosome 9, Rrattus_CSIRO_v1, whole genome shotgun sequence and contains:
- the Flot2 gene encoding flotillin-2 isoform X4, producing the protein MTEKELLAVACEQFLGKNVQDIKNVVLQTLEGHLRSILGTLTVEQIYQDRDQFAKLVREVAAPDVGRMGIEILSFTIKDVYDKVDYLSSLGKTQTAVVQRDADIGVAEAERDAGIREAECKKEMLDVKFMADTKIADSKRAFELQKSAFSEEVNIKTAEAQLAYELQGAREQQKIRQEEIEIEVVQRKKQIAVEAQEILRTDKELIATVRRPAEAEAHRIQQIAEGEKVKQVLLAQAEAEKIRKIGEAEAAVIEAMGKAEAERMKLKAEAYQKYGDAAKMALVLEALPQIAAKISAPLTKVDEIVVLSGDNSKVTSEVNRLLAELPASVHALTGVDLSKIPLIKNATGAQM